From Salinibacterium sp. ZJ450, one genomic window encodes:
- a CDS encoding FadR/GntR family transcriptional regulator, which translates to MTLSDRVPTRGTGIQQVRVAETVAGEIRRRILRGDFPDGALPKQDQLREEYGISHPSLREALRILETEGLVVVRRGNVGGAMVQQPGEARFGYTLGLALQSTGTRVHELATAVATLEPVCARLCAENPKRAKEIVPKLRAILDTTKEEGDISEGVPFTRSARSFHSAVVDLCGNEPTKMIVGGLVALWDAQEEAWAQHLTAEGQYPDHDRRVATIDAHYKLLDLIEAGDGPAAEDFSRRHIRSTQKVVLSRIEDRVIQASSVRSMGS; encoded by the coding sequence ATGACCCTGAGCGATCGAGTTCCTACTCGCGGAACCGGCATTCAGCAGGTGCGAGTCGCGGAAACAGTGGCTGGCGAGATACGGCGGCGCATCCTGCGCGGAGATTTCCCGGACGGAGCCCTGCCCAAACAGGATCAGTTGCGTGAGGAGTACGGCATCAGCCACCCGTCCCTGCGGGAAGCCTTGCGCATCCTCGAGACCGAGGGTCTGGTAGTGGTGCGTCGCGGAAACGTCGGCGGTGCGATGGTCCAGCAGCCTGGTGAGGCTCGATTCGGATACACGCTCGGATTAGCCCTGCAGTCGACCGGCACGCGAGTGCACGAACTGGCGACCGCGGTTGCGACGCTGGAGCCTGTGTGCGCCCGCCTGTGTGCGGAGAACCCCAAGCGGGCCAAGGAGATCGTGCCCAAGCTTCGGGCAATCCTCGACACGACCAAGGAAGAAGGCGACATCAGCGAAGGTGTGCCGTTCACCCGCTCGGCGAGGAGCTTCCACTCGGCGGTTGTCGACCTGTGCGGCAACGAGCCGACAAAGATGATCGTCGGTGGCCTCGTCGCACTCTGGGACGCCCAGGAGGAGGCATGGGCACAACACCTCACCGCAGAAGGGCAGTACCCCGATCACGATCGCCGAGTCGCCACGATTGACGCTCACTACAAGCTTCTCGACCTTATCGAGGCGGGCGATGGCCCGGCCGCCGAAGACTTCTCACGGCGGCACATCCGCTCGACGCAGAAGGTCGTACTGTCGCGGATCGAGGACCGCGTGATCCAAGCGTCGTCCGTGCGTTCGATGGGCTCATAG
- a CDS encoding amidohydrolase family protein yields MSTGRPIPRRPKVVDAWIQPWTKEIVDGLPWRTANVFKRYGESRAMQGIPLEEMIDELDASDVDLALISGGPVMPNSIVLDSLDRWPDRLIGVVSVDPTDGIMKAVRELEALARDYPICAMKLEPFYHWADPTHRWFYPLYAKCEELGLAVQTQVGGTGPYYPSRSGQPLYIDEVALDFPDLTIVCGHVGTPWTEEMIHVAWKHENVFIDTSARLPKHFEPGFTKFLSRYGQDRCIYASDWPLLDMERPLRQVDDLNLTDEVRVKFLAENAIRAFRLERFIAEDAA; encoded by the coding sequence ATGAGCACCGGACGACCCATTCCGCGGCGACCCAAGGTCGTGGACGCGTGGATCCAACCGTGGACCAAGGAAATCGTCGATGGGCTGCCATGGCGCACGGCGAATGTCTTCAAACGGTACGGAGAGTCGCGCGCCATGCAGGGCATTCCGCTCGAAGAGATGATCGATGAACTGGATGCCTCGGACGTCGACCTCGCGCTGATCTCCGGCGGCCCGGTCATGCCGAACTCGATCGTCCTGGACAGCCTTGACCGATGGCCCGACCGCCTCATCGGGGTTGTCTCGGTAGACCCGACGGACGGCATCATGAAGGCCGTGCGCGAGCTGGAGGCCCTCGCCCGGGACTATCCGATCTGCGCGATGAAGCTTGAGCCGTTCTATCACTGGGCAGATCCGACGCACCGGTGGTTCTATCCGCTCTACGCGAAGTGCGAGGAACTCGGTCTCGCGGTCCAGACGCAAGTCGGCGGCACTGGTCCGTACTATCCCTCCCGCTCCGGTCAGCCGCTCTACATCGATGAAGTCGCACTGGATTTCCCCGATCTCACGATCGTGTGTGGACACGTCGGAACGCCGTGGACCGAGGAGATGATCCACGTCGCCTGGAAACACGAGAACGTCTTCATTGACACGTCCGCTCGGTTGCCGAAGCATTTCGAACCCGGGTTCACGAAGTTTCTGTCTCGATACGGGCAAGACCGCTGCATTTACGCGAGCGACTGGCCGCTGCTGGACATGGAACGTCCGCTGCGCCAGGTTGACGACCTCAATCTGACCGACGAGGTTCGGGTGAAGTTCCTCGCGGAGAACGCCATCCGCGCCTTCCGCTTGGAACGGTTCATCGCAGAAGACGCTGCCTGA
- a CDS encoding sugar phosphate isomerase/epimerase, whose product MTAVIQVGLEGFTFPELGPLALIDLAAQTGYTHVGVRLIDPATNSPTLTPGEARQVRAHARERGIALYGADIIDLEGDNAAWTKSFSTLAACGITRLSSFSRGADMASARRLFRDFVAQGRDFEITPHLEPVSYFGVSSIGVVADLISDAGGGGITLDTLHFGRAGEDVALLSELARSIPIWLQVCDGPPEEELIPAAATVEERTALLRHESIARRLPPGEGVCGVPDVVRAVRKNAPAEELVIMVEAPDHERVRRIGRVAYASVCREAAADVIARATRSTEDRT is encoded by the coding sequence ATGACAGCCGTGATCCAGGTGGGACTCGAAGGGTTCACCTTTCCCGAACTGGGCCCGCTTGCGCTCATTGATCTCGCCGCCCAGACCGGCTACACACATGTCGGCGTGCGGCTGATCGATCCGGCGACGAACAGTCCGACGCTCACCCCTGGTGAAGCCCGCCAGGTGCGCGCGCACGCTCGGGAACGCGGGATCGCGCTGTACGGCGCCGACATCATCGATCTCGAGGGGGACAACGCGGCGTGGACTAAGAGCTTCTCGACCCTGGCCGCGTGCGGCATTACTCGCCTGAGCTCGTTCTCCCGCGGTGCCGACATGGCCAGTGCACGCCGGCTGTTCCGAGACTTCGTCGCTCAAGGACGAGACTTCGAAATCACGCCCCACCTGGAGCCGGTGTCGTACTTTGGCGTGAGTTCGATTGGCGTCGTCGCAGACCTCATCTCAGACGCGGGAGGCGGCGGGATCACGCTCGACACCCTGCACTTCGGCCGCGCCGGGGAGGATGTCGCGCTGCTCTCGGAGCTTGCGCGGAGCATCCCCATCTGGCTGCAGGTGTGCGATGGGCCGCCCGAGGAGGAGCTCATCCCGGCAGCAGCCACCGTCGAGGAACGAACTGCGCTGTTGCGTCATGAGAGCATTGCGCGCCGCTTGCCCCCGGGCGAAGGCGTCTGCGGTGTCCCAGACGTCGTTCGGGCGGTCCGCAAGAACGCGCCTGCCGAGGAACTCGTCATCATGGTAGAGGCTCCGGACCATGAACGAGTTCGGCGGATCGGCCGAGTCGCCTACGCCTCCGTCTGCCGCGAGGCCGCGGCAGACGTTATCGCCCGCGCGACCCGGAGCACCGAGGATCGCACATGA
- a CDS encoding SRPBCC family protein encodes MIEVRGEIDAPPSAVWALLGDFGGVASWNPFVESAEVEGDGIGMTRVITAHGGARIEESLEGRDADARRLRYSVRTEAGARSTADIRLDDDGAGRTIVTWQSIREGEISPEQEDAITATLRSRIDALAQAVSVS; translated from the coding sequence ATGATCGAAGTTCGAGGCGAAATCGACGCGCCCCCTTCCGCAGTCTGGGCGCTCCTGGGCGATTTCGGTGGTGTGGCGAGCTGGAATCCGTTCGTTGAGAGCGCCGAGGTCGAGGGCGATGGCATCGGCATGACGCGCGTCATCACTGCACACGGCGGCGCTCGCATCGAAGAGAGCCTCGAGGGCAGAGACGCCGACGCGCGGCGTCTCCGGTACTCCGTGCGCACTGAGGCGGGCGCTCGATCCACGGCGGACATACGTCTTGACGATGATGGTGCCGGCCGAACGATCGTCACCTGGCAGTCCATCCGTGAAGGTGAGATAAGTCCGGAGCAGGAGGACGCCATCACTGCGACGCTGCGCTCACGAATCGACGCGCTCGCGCAGGCCGTCTCGGTGTCATGA
- a CDS encoding TIGR03619 family F420-dependent LLM class oxidoreductase: MTFVGLAVPQLGNLVDVGLIRDYSIRSQGLGFDSLWVQEHFLFATDSLSAYPQRSGGTQRSVYESVYSPLETLAAIAAWAPGIGIGTSILVAGYHHPAPLANRLATLAQLAEGRLIAGFGVGWSREEHIAAGVDPSTRGKRLDDFIPALRACWDEDPIRHQSSTFEIPSGIMRPKPPQPIQLMSGMWSEAGLRRTARDFDLWNPGGPAMSLDDAEATLERINSWRADGRPPVRMVYRIATESTAGVKLGVDGVGDVIADARRRGIEGVIVDTNFDTSITDAAGWLAQLEELAGTLA; the protein is encoded by the coding sequence GTGACCTTCGTAGGGCTGGCCGTTCCACAGCTGGGCAACCTCGTGGATGTGGGCCTCATCCGCGATTACAGCATTCGTAGTCAGGGGCTGGGGTTCGACTCTCTCTGGGTCCAGGAGCATTTCCTCTTCGCGACCGATTCACTCTCGGCCTACCCGCAGCGTTCTGGGGGAACGCAGCGCTCCGTGTATGAGTCGGTGTATTCGCCACTGGAGACGCTCGCGGCCATAGCAGCATGGGCACCCGGCATCGGCATTGGAACCAGCATCCTGGTCGCCGGCTATCACCACCCGGCGCCACTCGCAAACCGGCTCGCGACGCTCGCGCAGCTGGCCGAAGGGCGTCTCATCGCCGGGTTCGGAGTGGGTTGGTCACGCGAGGAGCACATCGCAGCGGGCGTGGACCCATCCACTCGGGGGAAGCGTCTCGACGACTTCATCCCTGCACTGCGTGCCTGTTGGGACGAGGACCCGATTCGCCACCAGTCCTCGACGTTCGAAATACCCTCGGGGATCATGCGCCCGAAGCCGCCGCAGCCTATCCAGTTGATGTCCGGCATGTGGTCGGAGGCGGGGCTGCGCCGCACGGCACGGGACTTCGACCTGTGGAATCCGGGAGGTCCCGCGATGTCGCTCGACGATGCCGAGGCGACGCTTGAGCGGATCAACTCCTGGCGCGCCGACGGTCGCCCGCCGGTTCGCATGGTGTATCGGATCGCGACCGAATCGACCGCTGGCGTCAAGCTCGGCGTCGATGGCGTCGGCGACGTGATCGCTGACGCACGACGTCGGGGCATCGAAGGAGTCATCGTCGACACGAACTTCGACACGTCGATCACGGATGCCGCCGGGTGGCTCGCCCAGTTGGAGGAGCTGGCCGGGACGCTGGCGTGA
- a CDS encoding LLM class flavin-dependent oxidoreductase, whose translation MKFASELLQIPGPDNVTQAVMTRATLLDDLGFDIGMVGHHRFVRGNPSAVFTLLAAVAARTERIMLGPGVLVLPAYHPLDIAEQIATLDQVSDGRAFVGIGAGYRAPELAATGRNPEDRGSLLTEALEVLDAVWSNESASYHGKHFHFDDVTVEPRPVQQPHPLVIVGTKANVGVRRAGRLADGILGGLVQTVDEYRPAIDLYSETAKANGRTARLWLQRSVCIADSRAELQETWLPGFLENRRGKLALGPGLAASAVDHAILAGRTPSLEEAAQGCAIIGTADQVIEQIRELQGQVEIDALVVNHHWSTGDNARIEHQLRRFANEVLPAFQPVAASA comes from the coding sequence ATGAAATTCGCGAGTGAACTGCTGCAGATCCCCGGTCCGGACAACGTCACGCAAGCCGTCATGACCCGGGCGACCCTGCTGGACGACCTCGGCTTCGACATCGGGATGGTGGGGCATCACCGTTTCGTGAGGGGCAACCCCTCGGCGGTCTTCACGCTGCTGGCTGCGGTCGCCGCACGCACCGAGCGGATCATGCTCGGCCCGGGCGTGCTGGTCCTCCCCGCCTATCACCCCCTCGACATCGCGGAACAGATCGCCACGCTGGACCAGGTGTCCGATGGCCGTGCCTTCGTCGGGATCGGGGCGGGATACCGGGCGCCGGAACTAGCCGCAACCGGCCGCAACCCTGAGGATCGCGGGTCACTCTTGACCGAGGCGCTCGAGGTGCTCGATGCGGTGTGGAGCAACGAGTCTGCGAGTTACCACGGCAAGCACTTCCACTTCGACGACGTGACAGTCGAGCCGCGCCCGGTGCAGCAGCCTCACCCGCTCGTCATCGTCGGAACGAAAGCGAACGTCGGCGTACGACGCGCCGGCCGTCTTGCCGATGGCATTCTCGGTGGCCTGGTGCAGACCGTCGACGAGTATCGGCCGGCGATCGATCTGTACTCCGAGACGGCCAAGGCCAACGGCCGCACGGCGCGTCTGTGGTTGCAGCGCAGCGTGTGCATCGCTGATAGCCGCGCAGAACTCCAAGAAACCTGGCTTCCTGGTTTCCTCGAGAACCGCCGGGGAAAGCTCGCGCTCGGACCTGGCTTGGCCGCGTCCGCGGTCGACCATGCGATCCTCGCCGGGCGTACCCCGAGCCTGGAAGAGGCCGCCCAGGGATGCGCGATCATTGGGACGGCGGACCAGGTGATCGAGCAGATCCGCGAACTCCAGGGGCAGGTCGAGATCGACGCGCTCGTGGTGAACCACCACTGGTCAACCGGCGACAATGCGAGGATCGAGCACCAACTCCGGCGGTTCGCGAACGAAGTGCTGCCGGCATTCCAGCCGGTCGCGGCGTCCGCATGA
- a CDS encoding metal-dependent hydrolase, with protein MTTGRALTWLGSAGLRIDLDDGRRIYVDPWLDSPAFPEGERDPERIDAILVTHAHIDHAASAPLLSARYGAPVYAQTEVSSWLTSQGAFPGLPLGMNKGGTVEVCGVEVTMVHAEHTSSADGHSIGTACGFVLEWGDGDCVYIAGDTDVFSDMRLIAEIYRPRLAVLPVGGLMTMGPRQAAAAFELLGRPDVLPYHWGSAMLQGTPDLLRELVPTGCADRILSVAPGDRVALPGLIRPGVG; from the coding sequence GTGACGACCGGAAGGGCCCTCACCTGGCTGGGTTCTGCGGGCCTGCGGATCGACCTTGACGATGGTCGGCGAATCTACGTCGACCCGTGGCTGGACAGCCCGGCCTTCCCTGAGGGCGAGCGCGACCCTGAACGCATCGATGCAATCCTGGTCACGCATGCGCACATCGATCACGCAGCCAGCGCTCCCCTGCTCTCGGCACGCTACGGTGCGCCGGTGTACGCGCAAACGGAAGTGAGTTCATGGCTCACGTCCCAGGGCGCTTTTCCGGGCCTGCCCCTCGGGATGAACAAGGGCGGCACGGTCGAGGTTTGCGGGGTGGAGGTGACGATGGTGCACGCCGAGCACACTTCATCCGCGGACGGGCACTCGATCGGAACCGCGTGCGGCTTCGTGCTCGAGTGGGGCGATGGCGACTGCGTGTACATCGCGGGAGACACGGATGTCTTCTCCGATATGCGCCTGATCGCGGAGATCTACCGCCCCAGGCTGGCAGTGCTTCCGGTCGGCGGGTTGATGACGATGGGGCCGCGTCAGGCCGCTGCCGCCTTCGAGCTTCTGGGCCGGCCGGATGTGCTCCCATACCACTGGGGGTCCGCGATGCTTCAGGGTACGCCTGATCTCCTGCGCGAGCTCGTACCGACGGGGTGCGCGGATCGGATCTTGTCGGTGGCGCCCGGTGATCGAGTGGCGTTGCCTGGCCTCATCCGCCCTGGGGTCGGATGA